In Rutidosis leptorrhynchoides isolate AG116_Rl617_1_P2 chromosome 2, CSIRO_AGI_Rlap_v1, whole genome shotgun sequence, one genomic interval encodes:
- the LOC139893839 gene encoding cytochrome P450 CYP72A219-like: MELSKSICIIGVTAILVIYAGRILNWLWFKPKKTQKYLEEQGLKGTSYKFLFGDLKELSEMMKEAKSKPMSLCHDIAPSVSPFFHKIISTQGKNCFTWIGTKPMVHVSEPTMIREVLNNYQQFQKVRGGNPLSKFLVKGLFDVETDQWVKHRKIINPAFHMEKLKHMLPAFDVSCSEMINNWEKLMPTKDSCEVDVWPYLQKFSADVISRTAFGSSFEEGRKIFELQREQSELVLNIVNSIYIPGSRFLPTKINRRVKEIHRKVRSLITNIINKRVAAMKAGETSNDDLLDILLDSNNKEIKQHGNKKFGLSIDEVIEECKLFYFAGQETTANLLVWTMILLGLNTEWQTQAREEVLRLFGDKKPNIDGLSHLKVMNMIFNEVLRLYPPIVSQRRMVHKETKFGNLTIPAGTLIQVNTMILHHDKETWGEDVNEFKPERFSEGVSKVTKGATYLPFGGGPRICIGQNFAMLEAKLALSMILQRFSFELSPSYSHAPQTIPTLQPLYGAHLILHKL; this comes from the exons ATGGAATTAAGTAAAAGTATTTGTATTATAGGAGTAACAGCAATCTTGGTGATATATGCAGGGAGAATCTTGAACTGGTTATGGTTCAAACCCAAAAAAACACAAAAATATCTTGAAGAACAGGGTCTTAAAGGTACCTCGTATAAGTTTCTGTTCGGAGATTTAAAAGAGCTGTCGGAGATGATGAAGGAAGCCAAATCCAAACCCATGAGTTTGTGTCATGATATTGCTCCTAGTGTCTCCCCCTTCTTCCATAAAATTATCAGTACTCAGG GTAAGAATTGCTTTACATGGATAGGAACAAAGCCCATGGTACACGTATCCGAACCAACTATGATACGTGAGGTGTTAAATAATTATCAACAATTTCAAAAGGTCAGGGGAGGTAATCCCTTATCAAAGTTTCTAGTGAAAGGATTATTCGACGTCGAGACCGATCAATGGGTTAAACATAGAAAGATTATCAATCCAGCATTTCACATGGAGAAACTCAAG CATATGCTACCCGCATTTGACGTGAGTTGTAGCGAGATGATCAACAATTGGGAGAAATTGATGCCCACAAAAGACTCTTGTGAAGTGGATGTGTGGCCTTATCTTCAGAAATTTTCAGCTGATGTAATTTCACGTACAGCGTTTGGTAGTAGTTTTGAGGAAGGAAGAAAGATATTTGAACTTCAAAGAGAACAATCGGAACTAGTTTTGAATATTGTAAATTCAATTTACATTCCAGGATCAAG ATTTTTGCCCACAAAAATCAACAGGAGGGTGAAAGAGATTCATCGAAAAGTGAGAAGTTTGATAACGAACATTATCAACAAACGAGTTGCTGCGATGAAAGCTGGAGAAACTAGCAATGATGACCTTTTAGACATACTCTTGGATTCTAATAACAAAGAAATTAAGCAACATGGGAATAAAAAATTCGGATTAAGTATAGATGAAGTTATCGAAGAATGCAAGCTGTTCTACTTTGCAGGACAAGAAACCACCGCAAATTTGCTTGTTTGGACAATGATTTTATTAGGTCTAAACACCGAATGGCAAACACAAGCTAGGGAAGAAGTTTTACGACTCTTTGGGGATAAGAAACCAAACATAGATGGTTTAAGTCATCTAAAAGTA ATGAACATGATTTTTAATGAGGTTCTTAGACTGTATCCTCCAATTGTATCACAAAGACGAATGGTACACAAAGAAACAAAATTCGGCAACTTAACCATACCGGCAGGAACACTCATCCAAGTAAATACAATGATCTTACACCATGACAAGGAGACGTGGGGTGAAGATGTGAACGAGTTTAAGCCCGAAAGATTTTCAGAAGGTGTTTCGAAAGTGACTAAGGGAGCCACATATCTTCCATTTGGTGGTGGCCCACGTATATGCATTGGTCAGAACTTTGCTATGCTAGAAGCGAAGTTGGCTCTTTCAATGATTCTACAACGCTTCTCTTTTGAATTATCTCCATCGTACTCGCATGCTCCACAAACTATACCTACTCTACAACCTTTGTACGGTGCTCATTTAATCCTACACAAACTATAG